The Candidatus Wallbacteria bacterium genome includes the window CAGAAAAAAAATAAAAAACTGGAGAGGAACATTTGCCGAGAATATTTATCAGCGGTCAAGCTGCTTCAATTCCTGCTCTGATGGAATCAACCAGCCTGCGGTTGAAAACTCCGGGCACCACTATTCCGCGGGACAATCTCGATTCAGGCACCAGCCCTGCGATCTGTTCCGCCACCCTGATCTTAATTTTTTCGGTCAATTTTTTCGTCCCTGTCCTGATCATTCCCGCGAACAATCCGGGAAAAACCAGCACATTGTTGATCTGATTCGGATAATCAGATCTTCCGGATGCTACAATGCAGGCGCCGGCGGATTTAGCGTCTTCAGGCATGATTTCAGGTACAGGATTAGCCATGGCGAAAACGATCGACGACCGATTCATGGATCTGATATCTGCCGGTTTAACAAGCCCGGCTGCTGACAGCCCGATAAAAGCGTCAGCCCCGGACAGGGCTTGGGACAGGCTGTCATAACCGCATTCCAGCGAAGCGGAGAATTCATCGAGATAGGGATTGTTGGCTTTGCGGCCGGGATAAATCGGTCCACGCGAGTCAAAGGCCGAAATTCGACGGATTCCGTAAGACAAAAGCAATTTCATCACTGTCATTCCAGCTGCTCCGGCTCCTGAACAGACCACACGCAAATCTCCCCTTTTCCGGCCTGTGATTTTAAGGGCATTGATCATCGCAGCCAGCGTAAC containing:
- a CDS encoding NADP-dependent malic enzyme; this translates as MAKKSDLKLRSVMMHRKYKGKLATSCKVPLKSRADLSIWYTPGVAAVCEKIATDRDESFELTNRGNTVAVVTDGSAVLGLGNIGAYAALPVMEGKCILFKRFAGLDAVPVCLDCQDPEKLVEMIAALEPNFAGINLEDISSPRCFYIEEELKKKLSIPVIHDDQHATAIVTLAAMINALKITGRKRGDLRVVCSGAGAAGMTVMKLLLSYGIRRISAFDSRGPIYPGRKANNPYLDEFSASLECGYDSLSQALSGADAFIGLSAAGLVKPADIRSMNRSSIVFAMANPVPEIMPEDAKSAGACIVASGRSDYPNQINNVLVFPGLFAGMIRTGTKKLTEKIKIRVAEQIAGLVPESRLSRGIVVPGVFNRRLVDSIRAGIEAA